A stretch of the Gossypium hirsutum isolate 1008001.06 chromosome D07, Gossypium_hirsutum_v2.1, whole genome shotgun sequence genome encodes the following:
- the LOC107954736 gene encoding zinc finger protein CONSTANS-LIKE 9 isoform X1, translating into MGYICDFCGDQLSMVYCRSDAACLCLSCDRNVHSANALSRRHSRTLLCERCNSQPAFVRCAEERVSLCQNCDWIGHGASTSNSTHKRQTINCYSGCPSSSELSSMWSFFPQSPPAGESSCEQELGLMCITENIERTSWGAIENTINQNSAGVAEVNHDSNTDKGTGWGGTSSIPDLRSMPRVLDQPPGPTGASLPKCPGICEDALYDDFNMDEVDLNLEKYEELFGVTLNHSEELLGNGGIDSLFGTKDMAAADSNCQGALAAEGSSVGLINAIQPDCSNAASADSMMSSKTDSILCFTARQAHSSVSFSGLTGESSAGDYQDCGSSSMLLMGEPSWCPPCAESSFQSATRSNAVMRYKEKKKTRKFDKQVRYASRKATADVRKRVKGRFVKAGDAYDYDPLNHTRSC; encoded by the exons ATGGGTTACATTTGTGATTTCTGTGGGGATCAACTGTCGATGGTATATTGTCGATCTGATGCTGCCTGTTTATGTTTGTCATGTGATCGAAATGTTCATTCTGCTAATGCACTTTCGAGACGCCATTCAAGAACACTGTTGTGTGAAAGATGCAATTCTCAACCTGCTTTTGTTAGATGTGCAGAAGAAAGAGTTTCCCTCTGTCAGAACTGTGATTGGATAGGTCATGGTGCCTCAACCTCGAATTCAACACATAAGAGGCAAACTATTAATTGTTACTCTGGTTGCCCATCATCTTCGGAACTTTCTTCCATGTGGTCATTTTTCCCGCAGTCCCCTCCAGCAGGTGAATCGAGTTGTGAGCAAGAATTAGGtctaatgtgcatcacagaaaacATAGAGAGGACTTCCTGGGGCGCTATAGAAAATACCATAAATCAGAATAGTGCTGGTGTTGCTGAAGTTAATCATGACTCCAATACCGATAAGGGAACCGGCTGGGGTGGGACTTCTTCAAttcctgatctcagatctatgcCTCGAGTTCTGGATCAGCCGCCTGGACCAACAGGTGCATCATTACCCAAG TGTCCTGGAATATGTGAAGATGCTCTGTATGATGACTTCAACATGGATGAAGTTGATTTGAACCTTGAAAAGTATGAAGAGCTCTTTGGTGTAACTCTCAATCATTCAGAAGAACTGCTAGGGAATGGTGGAATTGATAGCTTATTTGGGACGAAGGACATGGCTGCTGCTGATTCCAACTGCCAGGGTGCATTGGCTGCTGAG GGATCATCTGTTGGACTGATCAATGCAATCCAGCCAGATTGCAGCAATGCAGCATCTGCTGATTCCATGATGAGCAGCAAAACCGATTCAATTCTGTGTTTTACAGCAAGGCAAGCCCATTCAAGCGTATCATTTTCTGGCCTTACTGGAGAGAGTAGTGCAGGAGATTACCAAGATTGTGGGTCTTCGTCAATGCTTCTCATGGGAGAACCTTCTTGGTGTCCTCCATGTGCTGAGAGCTCTTTTCAATCAGCAACTCGAAGCAATGCGGTCATGCGTTACAAGGAAAAGAAGAAGACACGGAA GTTTGATAAGCAAGTGAGATATGCCTCTCGCAAGGCAACAGCTGATGTGAGAAAGCGCGTAAAGGGACGCTTTGTCAAAGCCGGTGATGCCTATGATTATGATCCATTGAACCATACCAGAAGCTGCTGA
- the LOC107954736 gene encoding zinc finger protein CONSTANS-LIKE 9 isoform X3 codes for MGYICDFCGDQLSMVYCRSDAACLCLSCDRNVHSANALSRRHSRTLLCERCNSQPAFVRCAEERVSLCQNCDWIGHGASTSNSTHKRQTINCYSGCPSSSELSSMWSFFPQSPPAGESSCEQELGLMCITENIERTSWGAIENTINQNSAGVAEVNHDSNTDKGTGWGGTSSIPDLRSMPRVLDQPPGPTGASLPKCPGICEDALYDDFNMDEVDLNLEKYEELFGVTLNHSEELLGNGGIDSLFGTKDMAAADSNCQGALAAEGSSVGLINAIQPDCSNAASADSMMSSKTDSILCFTARQAHSSVSFSGLTGESSAGDYQDCGSSSMLLMGEPSWCPPCAESSFQSATRSNAVMRYKEKKKTRNSVS; via the exons ATGGGTTACATTTGTGATTTCTGTGGGGATCAACTGTCGATGGTATATTGTCGATCTGATGCTGCCTGTTTATGTTTGTCATGTGATCGAAATGTTCATTCTGCTAATGCACTTTCGAGACGCCATTCAAGAACACTGTTGTGTGAAAGATGCAATTCTCAACCTGCTTTTGTTAGATGTGCAGAAGAAAGAGTTTCCCTCTGTCAGAACTGTGATTGGATAGGTCATGGTGCCTCAACCTCGAATTCAACACATAAGAGGCAAACTATTAATTGTTACTCTGGTTGCCCATCATCTTCGGAACTTTCTTCCATGTGGTCATTTTTCCCGCAGTCCCCTCCAGCAGGTGAATCGAGTTGTGAGCAAGAATTAGGtctaatgtgcatcacagaaaacATAGAGAGGACTTCCTGGGGCGCTATAGAAAATACCATAAATCAGAATAGTGCTGGTGTTGCTGAAGTTAATCATGACTCCAATACCGATAAGGGAACCGGCTGGGGTGGGACTTCTTCAAttcctgatctcagatctatgcCTCGAGTTCTGGATCAGCCGCCTGGACCAACAGGTGCATCATTACCCAAG TGTCCTGGAATATGTGAAGATGCTCTGTATGATGACTTCAACATGGATGAAGTTGATTTGAACCTTGAAAAGTATGAAGAGCTCTTTGGTGTAACTCTCAATCATTCAGAAGAACTGCTAGGGAATGGTGGAATTGATAGCTTATTTGGGACGAAGGACATGGCTGCTGCTGATTCCAACTGCCAGGGTGCATTGGCTGCTGAG GGATCATCTGTTGGACTGATCAATGCAATCCAGCCAGATTGCAGCAATGCAGCATCTGCTGATTCCATGATGAGCAGCAAAACCGATTCAATTCTGTGTTTTACAGCAAGGCAAGCCCATTCAAGCGTATCATTTTCTGGCCTTACTGGAGAGAGTAGTGCAGGAGATTACCAAGATTGTGGGTCTTCGTCAATGCTTCTCATGGGAGAACCTTCTTGGTGTCCTCCATGTGCTGAGAGCTCTTTTCAATCAGCAACTCGAAGCAATGCGGTCATGCGTTACAAGGAAAAGAAGAAGACACGGAA CTCAGTATCATAA
- the LOC107954736 gene encoding zinc finger protein CONSTANS-LIKE 9 isoform X2 translates to MGYICDFCGDQLSMVYCRSDAACLCLSCDRNVHSANALSRRHSRTLLCERCNSQPAFVRCAEERVSLCQNCDWIGHGASTSNSTHKRQTINCYSGCPSSSELSSMWSFFPQSPPAGESSCEQELGLMCITENIERTSWGAIENTINQNSAGVAEVNHDSNTDKGTGWGGTSSIPDLRSMPRVLDQPPGPTGASLPKCPGICEDALYDDFNMDEVDLNLEKYEELFGVTLNHSEELLGNGGIDSLFGTKDMAAADSNCQGALAAEGSSVGLINAIQPDCSNAASADSMMSSKTDSILCFTARQAHSSVSFSGLTGESSAGDYQDCGSSSMLLMGEPSWCPPCAESSFQSATRSNAVMRYKEKKKTRNKETWTCVVCLHLCIFINNQLESR, encoded by the exons ATGGGTTACATTTGTGATTTCTGTGGGGATCAACTGTCGATGGTATATTGTCGATCTGATGCTGCCTGTTTATGTTTGTCATGTGATCGAAATGTTCATTCTGCTAATGCACTTTCGAGACGCCATTCAAGAACACTGTTGTGTGAAAGATGCAATTCTCAACCTGCTTTTGTTAGATGTGCAGAAGAAAGAGTTTCCCTCTGTCAGAACTGTGATTGGATAGGTCATGGTGCCTCAACCTCGAATTCAACACATAAGAGGCAAACTATTAATTGTTACTCTGGTTGCCCATCATCTTCGGAACTTTCTTCCATGTGGTCATTTTTCCCGCAGTCCCCTCCAGCAGGTGAATCGAGTTGTGAGCAAGAATTAGGtctaatgtgcatcacagaaaacATAGAGAGGACTTCCTGGGGCGCTATAGAAAATACCATAAATCAGAATAGTGCTGGTGTTGCTGAAGTTAATCATGACTCCAATACCGATAAGGGAACCGGCTGGGGTGGGACTTCTTCAAttcctgatctcagatctatgcCTCGAGTTCTGGATCAGCCGCCTGGACCAACAGGTGCATCATTACCCAAG TGTCCTGGAATATGTGAAGATGCTCTGTATGATGACTTCAACATGGATGAAGTTGATTTGAACCTTGAAAAGTATGAAGAGCTCTTTGGTGTAACTCTCAATCATTCAGAAGAACTGCTAGGGAATGGTGGAATTGATAGCTTATTTGGGACGAAGGACATGGCTGCTGCTGATTCCAACTGCCAGGGTGCATTGGCTGCTGAG GGATCATCTGTTGGACTGATCAATGCAATCCAGCCAGATTGCAGCAATGCAGCATCTGCTGATTCCATGATGAGCAGCAAAACCGATTCAATTCTGTGTTTTACAGCAAGGCAAGCCCATTCAAGCGTATCATTTTCTGGCCTTACTGGAGAGAGTAGTGCAGGAGATTACCAAGATTGTGGGTCTTCGTCAATGCTTCTCATGGGAGAACCTTCTTGGTGTCCTCCATGTGCTGAGAGCTCTTTTCAATCAGCAACTCGAAGCAATGCGGTCATGCGTTACAAGGAAAAGAAGAAGACACGGAA TAAGGAAACATGGACTTGCGTCGTGTGCCTGCATCTGTGTATATTTATCAACAATCAATTGGAAAGTCGCTAA
- the LOC107954735 gene encoding RRP15-like protein produces the protein MVMEEGSTAVGKRKRNMGKKKGKKPKNKKLKMLEGKGKKLRLSKKMRNLFEKRARQYNSDDDEEEREEGEEALGDTRIGRGGDNSSEENDGSEEVEIQPGVMKFTDGVRAFRLAFKNIIKRNVADDSLGPVLSGHKQLVAKKLAEEEAERKVKGEAKKEKHLVAEKGHFKPANYLDSHEKFLIGIATKGVVKLFNAVNKAQKAQKGLDPSRSKDAKVIRRRRKEAFFSELGKTSRDSSSKGNTSSDPRNEEEPAWAPLRDNYMLTNPKLKNWDKTAEAGIADDAGRMSEDSGSDDD, from the exons ATGGTGATGGAGGAAGGCAGCACTGCAGttgggaaaaggaaaagaaatatggGTAAAAAGAAAGGTAAGAAGCCTAAGAATAAGAAGCTTAAGATGTTAGAGGGCAAAGGGAAAAAGCTTAGATTAAGTAAGAAAATGAGGAATCTGTTTGAAAAACGTGCCCGTCAATATAATTCCGACGATGACGAGGAGGAGCGTGAGGAGGGGGAGGAAGCCCTCGGTGATACCCGGATCGGCCGCGGCGGTGATAATTCTTCTGAAGAAAATGATGGTTCagaagaagttgaaattcaacctgGGGTTATGAAGTTTACTGACGGTGTTAGAGCTTTCAGGTTGGCATTTAAGAACATTATAAAGAGGAATGTTGCTGATGATTCATTG GGTCCAGTATTATCAGGGCATAAGCAGCTTGTGGCAAAGAAGTTAGCTGAGGAGGAAGCTGAAAGGAAAGTTAAGGGAGAggctaaaaaagaaaaacatttg GTTGCAGAGAAGGGGCATTTCAAGCCTGCTAATTACTTGGATTCACATGAAAAGTTTCTCATTGGTATTGCTACAAAAGGag TGGTGAAGTTATTCAATGCT GTGAACAAAGCACAAAAGGCTCAGAAAGGACTGGACCCTTCAAGGTCTAAAGATGCAAAAG TGATAAGGAGGCGAAGGAAGGAAGCCTTCTTTTCAGAACTAGGCAAGACATCACGCGACTCTTCCAGTAAG GGTAATACATCTTCTGATCCTAGGAACGAGGAAGAACCTGCTTGGGCACCATTGCGTGATAATTACATGCTAACAAATCCTAAGTTGAAGAACTGGGATAAAACAGCT GAAGCAGGCATAGCTGATGATGCTGGAAGGATGTCTGAAGATAGTGGGTCAGATGATGATTAA